Proteins encoded in a region of the Ptychodera flava strain L36383 chromosome 4, AS_Pfla_20210202, whole genome shotgun sequence genome:
- the LOC139130445 gene encoding juvenile hormone acid O-methyltransferase-like has product MNFSRVNTFSPTAYAFASQFMEGISQAMPLKRKDVLLDVGCGVGALTALLSKRVARVTAFDISQEMIKEAKDISTAKNITYCVGDATQLSTYEEYSNSYDKVVAHLALHWMKDFKTALEGIHQSLKPGGQCFLSMIQRDPNVLDTVKALNSYTSPKWETFMRGYEHHYYPLKGSVDEFEQMLARIGFKDIDCTQDIAKFLYPKDEGKVFIPNFMGQLERFPEDRREEYIKDAFTFVFSTSEEKYCFTYSLITAVAKK; this is encoded by the exons ATGAATTTCAGTCGTGTGAACACTTTTTCTCCCACGGCGTATGCATTTGCCTCGCAGTTCATGGAAGGGATTTCCCAGGCAATGCCATTGAAACGGAAAGATGTTTTACTAGATGTTGGCTGTGGGGTAGGCGCTCTAACAGCACTTTTGTCGAAGCGTGTTGCACGAGTAACAG CCTTCGACATCTCCCAGGAGATGATTAAAGAAGCCAAGGATATCTCCACAGCTAAGAACATAACATACTGTGTTGGCGATGCTACACAGCTGTCCACATATGAAGAGTATAGCAATTCATATGACAAAGTCGTCGCACACCTTGCCTTACACTGGATGAAGGATTTCAAGACTGCATTGGAAGGCATACATCAGAGTTTGAAACCAGGTGGTCAGTGTTTCTTGAGTATGATACAACGTGATCCAAACGTATTGGACACTGTAAAAGCTCTCAACAGCTACACAAGTCCGAAGTGGGAAACCTTCATGAGG GGTTATGAGCATCACTACTACCCTTTAAAAGGAAGTGTTGATGAATTTGAGCAAATGCTGGCTCGTATTGGTTTTAAAGACATTGATTGTACACAGGATATAGCAAAGTTTCTTTATCCAAAAGATGAAGGAAAAG TGTTCATACCAAACTTTATGGGCCAGCTCGAAAGGTTTCCAGAAGATAGAAGAGAAGAATATATCAAAGATGCGTTTACATTTGTGTTTAGTACTTCCGAGGAAAAATATTGCTTTACGTATTCTCTTATTACGGCGGTCGCCAAGAAATAA